A region from the Leptospirillum ferriphilum ML-04 genome encodes:
- the dinG gene encoding ATP-dependent DNA helicase DinG, protein MEGSGQNSTSSGNSPETLFEEEKQEIRVLLDRLSRTLPGFAARPGQRAMIAEVARTFSRCREEGEPSKDGQNLSVIQGPTGTGKTMAYLLAGIVLARSRKKTLLVSTATVSLQEQLVTKDIPQLASVLDNPPVYELAKGRGRYLCERNLLSLTDLQAGNAFWKHPPSASELDLLDRLRGDFPDSWDGDRDHLPVSVPDSLWSLIQNQGTSCTGKRCPLYSRCPFFLKKEAFSRADIVVANHDLVLSDLVLGGGILLPSPEKSLLVFDEAHHLPGKSLSHFRESLDLEGLAPWIERIPGLLERISAFFDVRERDKTVQAQAEALTNSLMTLGTWLEEHWEGKPAGSFSSETEQDGANGIFRGSREQSLWRFPGGKFPDAMIDPSRIGASAARVLAERLQLERDKLAEATTGSDVRRNRERDAFFLDVGVHLEKTLDAVRLLSLYEKIDPEGKAPFARWATMWKESGTFSHRLEASPVWPATLLEEVLWRRVSACCLTSATLMSLGSFKSFSSRCGLSMLPGVSFLSLDSPFPLDRQGVLSLPVMRSDPTDFESHTREIVESLPAVLSPTGGALVLFSSRRQMEAVRKGLSPEWQNRVLVQGERSRKDILALHEQRVRAGEASVLFGLSSFSEGLDLKGDLCTHVVIAKIPFPVPTEPVEETLSEWIRSRGGDPFREIALPEAGLRLVQAAGRLIRSETDRGIVTIFDKRLLEKNYGVHLLRSLPPFRLERPDSGKKSNT, encoded by the coding sequence TTGGAAGGATCAGGGCAGAATTCCACGTCTTCCGGAAACTCTCCGGAAACCCTTTTCGAGGAAGAAAAGCAGGAAATCCGCGTTCTCCTGGACCGTCTGTCCCGGACTCTTCCCGGTTTTGCAGCGCGTCCGGGACAAAGGGCCATGATTGCCGAAGTCGCCCGCACTTTTTCACGATGCCGGGAAGAGGGAGAACCTTCGAAAGATGGCCAGAACCTGTCCGTGATACAGGGACCGACCGGTACCGGAAAGACAATGGCCTACCTCCTGGCTGGAATTGTTCTGGCCAGAAGCCGTAAAAAAACGCTTCTTGTCTCCACGGCCACGGTGTCCTTGCAGGAACAGCTTGTGACAAAAGATATCCCCCAGTTGGCAAGTGTGCTGGACAATCCTCCGGTCTATGAGCTGGCGAAAGGAAGGGGGCGATATCTTTGCGAGCGTAATCTTCTCTCTCTCACGGATCTTCAAGCGGGGAATGCCTTCTGGAAACATCCCCCTTCCGCTTCGGAACTCGATTTGCTGGACCGTCTCCGGGGTGATTTTCCCGACTCGTGGGATGGGGACAGGGACCATTTGCCCGTGTCCGTTCCGGATTCGCTCTGGTCTCTTATCCAGAACCAGGGGACAAGTTGCACGGGCAAAAGATGCCCTCTTTATTCCAGGTGTCCCTTTTTTCTGAAGAAAGAAGCCTTCAGTCGTGCAGATATTGTCGTTGCGAACCATGATCTGGTTCTTTCTGATCTTGTTCTCGGAGGAGGAATCCTCCTGCCATCCCCCGAAAAATCCCTTCTGGTTTTTGACGAGGCACATCATCTTCCGGGGAAAAGCCTGTCCCATTTTCGGGAAAGTCTCGATCTGGAAGGTCTTGCACCCTGGATTGAGAGAATTCCGGGATTGCTGGAGCGGATAAGCGCGTTTTTTGATGTGCGGGAACGAGACAAGACTGTGCAAGCCCAGGCCGAAGCTCTGACAAATTCTCTGATGACGCTCGGGACATGGCTCGAAGAGCATTGGGAGGGGAAGCCCGCCGGTTCTTTTTCTTCGGAAACGGAACAGGACGGTGCGAACGGGATCTTCCGGGGAAGCCGGGAGCAGAGTCTCTGGCGGTTTCCGGGGGGGAAGTTTCCGGATGCCATGATCGACCCTTCCCGTATCGGAGCTTCTGCGGCGAGGGTCCTGGCAGAAAGGCTCCAGCTGGAACGGGACAAGCTGGCAGAAGCGACAACCGGCAGTGACGTGCGGCGCAACCGGGAGCGGGATGCGTTTTTCCTGGATGTGGGGGTCCATCTGGAAAAGACGCTGGATGCCGTTCGTCTGTTGAGTCTGTATGAAAAGATTGACCCGGAGGGAAAAGCTCCCTTTGCCAGATGGGCGACCATGTGGAAGGAAAGCGGGACGTTCAGCCATCGTCTGGAAGCCAGCCCCGTCTGGCCGGCGACTCTCCTGGAGGAGGTTTTATGGAGACGGGTTTCCGCTTGTTGTCTCACATCGGCAACATTGATGTCTCTGGGAAGCTTCAAATCCTTCTCGAGCCGGTGTGGTCTCTCCATGCTTCCCGGTGTTTCCTTTCTTTCGCTGGATTCCCCTTTTCCCCTCGACAGGCAGGGAGTTCTCTCTCTTCCCGTCATGCGCTCCGATCCGACCGATTTTGAAAGTCATACCCGGGAGATCGTCGAATCTCTTCCTGCCGTCTTGTCTCCAACGGGCGGCGCTCTCGTCCTTTTTTCTTCCCGTCGCCAGATGGAAGCCGTCCGAAAGGGACTTTCACCGGAGTGGCAAAACAGAGTCCTTGTCCAGGGAGAAAGATCCCGAAAAGACATTCTTGCTCTTCATGAACAGCGTGTCCGTGCCGGAGAAGCGTCCGTCCTTTTTGGTTTGTCCTCGTTCTCCGAAGGTCTGGACCTGAAAGGGGATCTTTGCACCCATGTTGTGATTGCCAAAATTCCGTTTCCGGTTCCGACAGAACCTGTCGAAGAGACCCTGTCCGAATGGATCCGATCCAGAGGGGGGGACCCGTTTCGGGAAATCGCGCTCCCGGAAGCCGGCCTGCGTCTTGTTCAGGCAGCGGGACGCCTGATCCGGTCCGAAACGGACCGGGGTATCGTCACAATTTTCGACAAACGGCTTCTGGAGAAGAATTACGGCGTCCACCTCCTTCGGTCGTTGCCGCCGTTTCGTCTCGAGCGTCCGGATTCCGGGAAGAAGTCCAACACATGA
- a CDS encoding LysR family transcriptional regulator, with the protein MTHDQLRIFLKVAELGSFTQAGETLFLTQPAISLQVKTLEQHLGVPLFERKGRQVLLTEAGVRLLPHARRIMEEIADARARVAELSSGALGNLRIGSSTTIGTAILPSILYEFSQKNPQIRTSLSILNSHRIVFDLKTSEIDIGFIEGDLTRTEAQGVRRSFLAQDRLVLVDSREKPFVSGDETSLEEIRRLPLILREAGSGTRQILEDSLLDRGFPIDLFTVSLTVGQTGVIKKMVGKGAGIAFMSVLAIEKGDQDLLRTVRVRDFSPIRDLWIVTPGRRVSSATRLFLDCVHESLDWASRL; encoded by the coding sequence ATGACGCATGATCAACTCCGGATCTTTTTAAAAGTCGCAGAGCTGGGAAGTTTTACCCAGGCCGGAGAGACTCTTTTTCTCACCCAGCCGGCAATCAGCCTTCAGGTCAAAACGCTGGAGCAGCACCTCGGCGTTCCCCTGTTTGAAAGGAAGGGGCGCCAGGTTCTTCTCACGGAAGCCGGTGTCCGTCTCCTGCCTCACGCGCGTCGCATCATGGAAGAAATCGCAGACGCACGGGCCAGAGTCGCGGAACTGTCCAGCGGGGCCCTGGGAAATCTCCGGATCGGATCTTCCACCACCATCGGGACGGCCATTCTCCCTTCCATTCTGTACGAGTTTTCCCAGAAGAATCCGCAGATCCGGACCAGTTTGTCGATCCTCAATTCCCATCGAATCGTCTTCGACCTGAAAACCTCGGAAATCGACATCGGCTTTATCGAAGGTGATCTGACCCGGACAGAAGCCCAGGGTGTGAGACGGTCCTTCCTTGCCCAGGACCGCCTTGTGCTGGTCGATTCCCGGGAGAAACCCTTTGTGTCCGGTGATGAAACTTCCCTTGAAGAAATCCGCCGCTTGCCGCTGATCCTTCGGGAGGCGGGTTCCGGTACCCGCCAGATCCTCGAAGACTCCCTTCTGGATCGGGGGTTTCCCATCGATCTCTTCACGGTGTCCCTGACGGTCGGACAGACGGGTGTGATCAAGAAAATGGTTGGAAAAGGGGCGGGCATTGCGTTTATGTCCGTTCTGGCAATAGAAAAAGGGGATCAGGACCTTCTCCGGACTGTTCGCGTCCGGGACTTTTCTCCGATCCGGGATTTATGGATTGTGACGCCCGGGCGCCGTGTGAGCTCGGCGACCCGTTTGTTTCTGGACTGCGTTCACGAATCCCTGGACTGGGCTTCCCGGCTTTGA
- a CDS encoding ATP-binding protein — translation MTERNGKNPDRTRSPGEEGFLRTVHLLGVGAFSDLCLELSPGLNVLTGMNGTGKSQFLTFVRAGLTANSRGVLSNHFSAIVLRPKDPSVLLLHRSDTSRRGSLILEDSKGESREFVLHKGGRKGGVSVSQENADRGSGGLRRGSVLSFPDESVSWEPLSGKLRPSRSALVRQVEKVIPGRVCFRNGSLWIKNGRGWSRWGQVSPASRQLGLLSLFLRQGALVPGSILLWDSPEGVFGPLLLGDLASLCLSLSRRGIQMVVATRDYVFLKEVDLWQKDNDGVRYHAFFRDDRLDKICTESSPRLSGLSRNPASDALRSLLDRDIERAMDSRWSP, via the coding sequence TTGACAGAAAGAAACGGCAAGAATCCCGACAGGACCAGAAGCCCCGGAGAGGAAGGTTTTCTGAGAACCGTCCATCTTCTGGGCGTTGGAGCGTTCTCGGACCTGTGTCTGGAGCTGTCACCGGGACTGAACGTTCTGACAGGAATGAACGGGACAGGCAAATCACAATTCCTCACGTTTGTCCGGGCCGGACTCACCGCGAACTCCCGAGGGGTGTTGTCGAATCATTTCTCCGCCATCGTTTTGCGCCCGAAGGATCCTTCCGTGCTTCTTCTTCATCGATCCGATACATCCCGGAGAGGAAGTCTCATACTGGAAGATTCGAAGGGCGAATCCCGGGAATTTGTCCTCCACAAGGGTGGACGGAAAGGCGGGGTTTCCGTTTCGCAAGAAAACGCCGACAGAGGATCCGGAGGTCTCCGGAGAGGGAGTGTCCTCTCCTTTCCGGACGAAAGTGTGAGCTGGGAGCCGCTCAGCGGGAAGCTCCGGCCATCCCGGTCGGCTCTCGTCCGGCAGGTCGAAAAGGTCATCCCGGGCCGGGTTTGTTTCAGGAACGGAAGCCTCTGGATCAAAAACGGCCGGGGGTGGAGCCGGTGGGGACAGGTCTCTCCGGCGTCGAGACAATTGGGTCTGCTCTCTCTTTTTCTGAGACAGGGAGCTCTGGTTCCCGGGAGCATTCTGTTGTGGGATTCGCCGGAGGGAGTGTTCGGTCCCCTGTTGCTGGGTGATCTGGCGTCCCTCTGTCTGTCTTTGTCCCGAAGAGGTATCCAGATGGTGGTGGCGACACGGGATTATGTTTTTTTGAAAGAAGTCGACCTGTGGCAGAAGGACAATGACGGTGTCCGTTATCATGCCTTTTTTCGGGACGATCGGCTGGATAAAATTTGTACCGAATCTTCGCCCCGTTTGTCGGGGCTTTCGCGTAATCCCGCCTCGGATGCCCTCCGGAGTCTTTTGGACCGGGACATCGAACGCGCAATGGATAGCCGATGGTCTCCGTAA
- a CDS encoding Bax inhibitor-1/YccA family protein has product MFGNSRNENPFGGNIVESLPSQSVMGQYMMKVYGLLAVTLAVSAASAVWGMGAGLPLFVGHPILFAVAMFGTLFLLMAVQRIPVVNLLVMFFFAALMGASLGPMLAQAVRLPGGQTMVADSLLMTTAIFFSLSLYALVSRKSFSFLGSFLFTGLIIVVILSLVQIFWHPLFLQALVSGIGALVFSGLILFDTARILQSGEEEMTPVMAVVTLYLDVLNLFISLLRIFELFRGEE; this is encoded by the coding sequence ATGTTCGGAAACTCAAGAAATGAAAACCCCTTTGGGGGAAATATTGTCGAGAGCCTTCCCAGCCAGTCGGTCATGGGACAGTACATGATGAAGGTTTACGGGTTGCTGGCCGTCACTCTTGCGGTTTCGGCCGCTTCCGCGGTCTGGGGTATGGGGGCGGGGCTGCCCCTGTTTGTCGGACATCCGATTCTTTTTGCCGTGGCCATGTTCGGAACGCTTTTTCTTCTGATGGCCGTTCAGCGGATTCCGGTGGTGAATCTTCTGGTGATGTTCTTTTTTGCGGCACTGATGGGGGCCTCTCTCGGACCCATGCTGGCACAGGCTGTTCGCCTTCCCGGCGGTCAAACCATGGTGGCCGACAGTCTCCTGATGACGACGGCGATCTTCTTTTCCCTGTCCCTTTATGCGCTGGTGTCCCGTAAAAGCTTTTCCTTTCTCGGAAGCTTTCTGTTCACGGGGCTGATCATTGTCGTGATCCTCTCCCTGGTTCAGATTTTCTGGCATCCCCTGTTTCTTCAGGCGCTTGTCTCAGGAATCGGCGCACTTGTTTTTTCAGGGCTGATTCTCTTCGATACGGCCAGGATTCTGCAGAGCGGGGAAGAGGAGATGACCCCTGTCATGGCTGTTGTGACGCTGTATCTGGATGTACTGAACCTGTTTATTTCACTGTTAAGAATATTTGAACTGTTCCGGGGGGAGGAGTAA
- a CDS encoding branched-chain amino acid transaminase, translating into MLKESRWIWMDGTLVPWKEANVHVLTHSLHYAMAVFEGIRAYDGPHGTHVFRLKEHTDRLINSGKVMHMPSPFGASELMEATVRTVAENGLTSCYIRPLMYIGYGDMGIYARQNPVRVSIAAWEWGTYLGEEGLSRGIRAKVSSYQRFGVNSFLNRAKVSAHYVNSQLAKWEVKMAGYDEAILLDHEGFVAEGPGENIFIVSDGVLRTPVLKTVLDGITRDAIMTLAREEGLTVSEEMITRDDLYLADEAFFTGTAAEITPIREIDERMIGTGKPGPVTLKLQKAFFDIVRGISPLHPEWRHPVKSSKGR; encoded by the coding sequence ATGCTAAAAGAATCTCGGTGGATTTGGATGGACGGGACACTTGTGCCGTGGAAGGAAGCCAATGTCCATGTGCTGACGCATTCCCTTCATTATGCCATGGCTGTCTTCGAAGGCATCCGGGCCTATGATGGTCCTCACGGCACGCATGTCTTTCGTCTGAAAGAGCATACGGACCGGCTGATCAATTCCGGGAAGGTGATGCACATGCCCTCTCCCTTCGGGGCATCCGAGTTGATGGAAGCAACGGTCCGGACCGTTGCGGAAAACGGTCTCACCTCGTGCTATATCCGCCCCCTTATGTACATCGGGTATGGGGACATGGGAATTTACGCCCGACAGAATCCGGTCCGGGTGTCGATTGCGGCGTGGGAATGGGGGACCTATCTGGGAGAAGAGGGGCTTTCGAGGGGGATACGGGCGAAAGTCAGCTCCTACCAGCGCTTTGGCGTGAATTCGTTTTTGAACAGGGCCAAGGTTTCCGCGCATTATGTCAACTCCCAGCTTGCAAAATGGGAAGTGAAGATGGCGGGTTATGACGAAGCCATCCTGCTGGATCACGAAGGATTTGTGGCCGAAGGTCCCGGGGAAAATATTTTCATCGTTTCCGACGGCGTCTTGCGAACCCCTGTCCTGAAGACCGTTCTGGACGGTATTACCCGGGATGCCATCATGACGCTGGCCCGTGAAGAGGGGCTCACTGTATCGGAAGAAATGATCACCCGGGATGACCTTTACCTGGCAGACGAAGCTTTTTTTACGGGAACAGCGGCCGAGATTACACCGATCCGGGAAATCGACGAGCGCATGATCGGGACAGGGAAGCCCGGTCCGGTCACTCTCAAGTTGCAAAAGGCCTTTTTCGATATTGTCCGGGGGATTTCTCCCCTCCATCCTGAGTGGCGTCATCCGGTCAAGAGTTCAAAAGGCCGGTAG
- a CDS encoding DNA polymerase I has product MPAWVRDLPPSTLVLMDGFGYIFRAYHSRVTFVTRAGLPTGAITVFGNMLLSVLKELSPSAMAVVFESRTGNVRSEILPEIKANRPEPPSDFLQQIPYIERLIRGIGVPLLSTDGYEADDTIAALALKWLNHHDRTNVPCHVVVLSSDKDLLTLVSDRVWVYDPMTKKVLGPSDVREKWGVEPWQIPDLLALTGDTADNIPGVPGIGQKTAAKLLGNQGTIDTLYEDLDNVVPERIRTLLREHRERVFRNKKVTVLHSDLALSLEPESLSLSPPDMDSLKSLLQELEAPGLLSRVHRTLELREPSLAREEGKRRQSSEVRLPFQGDLPQMSGCPGAGIDLVDDSGFWVHDGDQANFYPFSSEEEVLKTMSAWRDEGKAVWCFDQTRLYRKCPRFFALGIPFVFDATIAAYLLEPGHRDYLLENLAARYFLTETSDRTRLVRNVLSKLWEDAVKEGLLELVQSIEIPLGRILYQMEVLGIRIDRQALESARESIEALARELEEEIYRLAGSRFTILSPKQVGEILYGKLGLPTARKGKTGYSTDEETLTGLSALHPLPEKILAYRQMKKLLSTYVDPISRGVDAQGRLHGQFNQTVTATGRLSSSNPNLQNIPMRSPAGREIRKCFIAGENRVLLSADYSQIELRLLAHFSEDPELMAVFERNEDIHARTARLLFGDPVTPETRRKAKTINFGILYGMSAFSLSQDLGVEPQEAQAFIDRYFGAFPKVGPLFDSILEEAKKTGEVRTILGRKRRIPELFAPDRRSREYGERMAVNTVLQGSAADLIKKSMVDFGQVRKDRPEVGDLLVQVHDELLFEVREDNLEDASGTIRSLMEGALRLKVPLIVQVGHGKNWVDAHPG; this is encoded by the coding sequence GTGCCCGCGTGGGTCAGGGATCTTCCCCCGAGCACACTCGTCCTGATGGATGGCTTCGGATATATTTTTCGTGCTTATCACAGCCGGGTGACGTTTGTCACGCGCGCGGGCCTTCCGACCGGTGCGATCACCGTTTTTGGAAACATGCTTCTTTCGGTTTTGAAAGAACTCTCTCCCTCTGCCATGGCGGTCGTCTTTGAAAGCAGAACGGGAAATGTGCGTTCGGAAATCCTCCCCGAGATCAAGGCCAACCGGCCCGAGCCCCCTTCCGACTTTCTCCAGCAGATTCCCTATATCGAACGTCTGATCAGAGGGATCGGGGTTCCGCTCCTGTCCACGGACGGATACGAGGCAGACGATACGATAGCGGCTCTGGCCCTTAAATGGCTTAACCACCACGACCGAACGAACGTCCCCTGTCATGTCGTCGTTTTGTCCTCGGACAAGGATCTCCTGACGCTTGTGTCCGACCGTGTCTGGGTGTACGACCCGATGACCAAAAAAGTTCTGGGACCCTCCGATGTACGAGAAAAATGGGGAGTCGAGCCCTGGCAGATTCCCGACCTTCTGGCATTGACCGGAGACACGGCCGACAATATTCCGGGAGTTCCGGGCATTGGACAAAAAACGGCCGCAAAGCTTTTGGGGAATCAGGGGACGATCGACACTCTCTATGAGGATCTCGACAACGTGGTTCCGGAACGGATCCGGACTCTTCTTCGGGAGCACCGGGAGAGAGTTTTCCGGAACAAGAAGGTCACCGTTCTCCATTCGGACCTTGCCCTCTCTCTGGAGCCGGAAAGCCTTTCTCTTTCTCCTCCCGACATGGATTCCCTGAAATCCCTTCTTCAGGAACTGGAAGCGCCGGGACTTCTTTCGCGGGTGCACAGGACGCTTGAGCTTCGTGAACCTTCTCTCGCCCGGGAGGAGGGAAAACGGAGGCAATCATCCGAAGTTCGTCTTCCGTTCCAGGGAGATCTCCCGCAAATGTCCGGGTGTCCTGGAGCCGGGATCGACCTGGTTGACGATTCGGGTTTTTGGGTCCATGACGGTGATCAGGCGAATTTTTATCCCTTTTCCTCCGAGGAAGAGGTGTTAAAGACGATGTCTGCCTGGAGAGACGAGGGAAAAGCAGTCTGGTGTTTTGATCAGACCCGCCTCTACAGGAAGTGCCCGCGGTTCTTTGCATTGGGGATTCCTTTCGTCTTCGATGCGACGATCGCGGCTTATCTTCTGGAGCCTGGCCATCGGGACTATCTCCTGGAAAATCTTGCCGCCCGGTATTTTTTGACAGAAACCTCCGACCGGACCCGTCTTGTCCGGAATGTTCTGTCAAAGCTGTGGGAAGATGCCGTGAAAGAAGGGCTTCTTGAACTGGTGCAGTCGATCGAGATCCCGTTGGGAAGAATCCTTTACCAGATGGAAGTCCTGGGAATCCGGATTGACCGGCAGGCGCTGGAGAGCGCCCGGGAAAGTATCGAAGCTCTTGCCCGGGAACTGGAGGAGGAAATTTACCGGCTTGCGGGTTCCCGATTCACAATTCTCTCCCCCAAACAGGTGGGAGAGATTCTTTATGGAAAACTGGGTCTTCCGACAGCCCGGAAAGGAAAAACCGGATATTCGACGGATGAGGAGACGCTGACGGGTCTTTCGGCGCTCCACCCCCTTCCGGAGAAGATCCTCGCCTACCGTCAGATGAAGAAGCTTCTGTCGACTTATGTGGACCCCATTTCCCGCGGTGTCGACGCCCAGGGAAGACTGCACGGCCAATTCAACCAGACGGTCACGGCGACCGGGAGATTGTCCTCGTCCAACCCCAATCTCCAGAACATTCCGATGCGGAGCCCGGCTGGTCGGGAAATCCGGAAATGCTTCATCGCCGGAGAAAACCGGGTCCTCCTGTCGGCCGATTATTCGCAGATTGAGCTCCGTCTTTTGGCTCATTTTTCCGAAGACCCGGAGCTGATGGCGGTGTTCGAACGAAACGAGGATATTCATGCCCGGACCGCCCGTCTTCTGTTTGGCGATCCGGTGACACCCGAGACCCGGAGGAAGGCCAAGACGATCAACTTCGGAATCCTTTATGGGATGTCCGCCTTCAGTCTCTCCCAGGATCTGGGAGTCGAGCCCCAGGAAGCCCAGGCGTTTATCGACCGTTATTTCGGAGCTTTTCCGAAAGTGGGACCTCTTTTTGACAGCATTTTGGAGGAAGCGAAAAAAACGGGAGAAGTGCGAACGATACTCGGACGAAAAAGGAGGATTCCCGAACTTTTTGCTCCGGATCGACGAAGCCGCGAATACGGTGAACGCATGGCGGTGAATACCGTTTTGCAGGGATCGGCTGCGGATCTGATCAAAAAGTCGATGGTGGATTTCGGACAAGTACGAAAGGACAGGCCGGAGGTCGGAGACCTTCTGGTTCAGGTTCACGATGAACTTCTTTTTGAAGTCCGGGAGGACAACCTGGAAGACGCCTCCGGAACCATTCGTTCCCTGATGGAAGGGGCATTGCGTTTGAAGGTACCGCTGATTGTCCAGGTCGGGCACGGAAAAAACTGGGTGGATGCCCATCCGGGTTAA
- a CDS encoding tetratricopeptide repeat protein, producing the protein MEIQGSADRHALLEGMNLSLLGLGVGTAFLAILLAAVGTGIIVRKARGTASEEKIKKWARIGWVALVVYLVAYVGYFFHLSSPRQVPYPFVPGDQMVAKGDYNGAIHFYEGVVRKYPHMALAHFKLGMALRMVKAIGPSIKELKKAIQYDPDQPEPYFALGSILWTQGTSLDAMPYFRKGLELDPQNRQRVFFEKIIKRGELEKKGLLKPGSDARPHLSPPAPSGSGSP; encoded by the coding sequence ATGGAAATTCAGGGAAGTGCGGATCGGCATGCCCTTCTGGAAGGGATGAATCTGTCTCTTTTGGGGCTTGGGGTGGGGACAGCGTTTCTGGCCATCCTGCTTGCGGCGGTGGGGACGGGAATCATTGTCCGCAAAGCCCGTGGCACGGCTTCGGAGGAAAAGATCAAGAAGTGGGCGCGGATCGGATGGGTTGCATTGGTCGTCTACCTGGTTGCCTACGTCGGTTATTTTTTTCATCTCAGTTCCCCCCGTCAGGTCCCGTACCCTTTTGTTCCGGGGGATCAGATGGTGGCGAAAGGAGATTATAATGGAGCCATTCATTTCTATGAAGGCGTTGTCCGGAAATATCCCCATATGGCTCTGGCACATTTCAAGCTCGGGATGGCCCTGCGCATGGTGAAAGCCATCGGTCCGTCGATCAAGGAGCTGAAAAAAGCCATCCAATATGATCCGGATCAACCGGAGCCCTATTTTGCCCTGGGATCCATTCTCTGGACACAGGGAACATCCCTTGACGCCATGCCGTATTTCCGAAAAGGTCTCGAACTCGATCCCCAGAATCGGCAGAGGGTGTTCTTTGAGAAAATCATCAAGCGCGGAGAGCTTGAGAAAAAAGGTCTCCTGAAGCCGGGTTCGGATGCCCGTCCGCACCTGAGTCCTCCGGCTCCGTCGGGGAGTGGTTCCCCATGA
- the coaE gene encoding dephospho-CoA kinase (Dephospho-CoA kinase (CoaE) performs the final step in coenzyme A biosynthesis.) — translation MIGLTGGIASGKSHVARFFEAAGTPVIHSDQLAREVVLPGTPSFERVREAFPDVFLDDGTLDRKALGKRIFSSQEDRKKLESILHPPIRELFMQKLGELEKKSPLAVYEVPLLFETGLDREVDLSVVVDVPEDLQILRLSKRDQMTPEEARRRISVQMPREERIRKADLVLPGDLSEEELKERVAGILVLASSMTPKRSYGV, via the coding sequence GTGATCGGATTGACCGGAGGAATCGCCTCAGGAAAGTCCCATGTTGCCCGTTTTTTCGAAGCAGCGGGTACTCCGGTGATCCATTCCGACCAGCTGGCACGCGAAGTGGTCCTTCCCGGCACCCCGTCGTTTGAACGCGTCCGGGAAGCGTTTCCCGATGTTTTTCTGGATGACGGGACCCTGGACAGAAAAGCTCTCGGAAAAAGAATCTTTTCTTCACAGGAGGATCGAAAAAAACTGGAATCGATTCTGCATCCGCCCATCCGTGAACTGTTCATGCAAAAGCTTGGTGAACTGGAAAAAAAAAGTCCTCTGGCGGTCTATGAAGTTCCTCTTCTTTTCGAAACGGGTCTCGACCGGGAGGTGGACTTGTCCGTGGTGGTGGATGTCCCGGAGGATCTTCAGATTTTACGTTTGTCCAAAAGAGACCAGATGACACCCGAAGAAGCCCGGAGAAGAATTTCCGTCCAGATGCCCAGGGAGGAGAGAATCCGGAAAGCGGATCTAGTCTTGCCCGGAGATCTTTCGGAGGAAGAGTTGAAGGAGAGGGTCGCCGGGATCCTCGTCCTGGCATCGTCGATGACCCCAAAACGTTCTTATGGTGTCTGA
- the galU gene encoding UTP--glucose-1-phosphate uridylyltransferase GalU, whose amino-acid sequence MSADVRKALFPLAGHGTRFLPMTKASPKEMLPLVDKPVVQYVVEEAVASGINEIVMITGRGKRAIEDHFDISYELEDVLRQKGKMALLEEVRKISSLAEIVYTRQKESRGLGHAVLCGRLLIGNEPFAVALGDEVIDGPAPALSQLMSVFAKLDGPVIGVQKVPDSDVSSYGIVAGSDIGDGIIRVSSLVEKPSPSEAPSNLAIIGRYVLTPDIFDILETQNPGVGGEIQLTDALRTLSEKRPVYACEIKGSRYDTGDKLGFLKATVQFGLKSPDMGGVFRHYLEGLLHPRKTMEAQ is encoded by the coding sequence ATGAGCGCAGATGTTCGCAAGGCCCTTTTTCCCCTGGCCGGTCATGGAACCCGATTTTTGCCGATGACGAAAGCGTCCCCAAAGGAAATGCTTCCGCTCGTGGACAAGCCTGTCGTCCAGTATGTGGTGGAAGAAGCCGTGGCCTCCGGAATTAATGAAATCGTCATGATTACCGGTCGGGGGAAGCGTGCGATCGAGGATCACTTCGATATCTCCTACGAACTTGAAGACGTTCTCCGCCAGAAAGGCAAAATGGCCCTTCTGGAAGAGGTCCGCAAGATTTCCTCTCTGGCGGAGATCGTTTATACCCGACAGAAGGAGTCCCGGGGGCTTGGGCATGCCGTTCTGTGCGGAAGGCTTCTGATCGGAAACGAACCTTTTGCCGTGGCGCTGGGAGACGAGGTGATCGATGGCCCCGCTCCGGCGCTTTCCCAGCTCATGAGCGTGTTTGCAAAACTGGATGGCCCGGTCATTGGCGTGCAAAAGGTGCCGGATTCGGACGTCTCTTCGTATGGCATCGTGGCGGGATCCGACATCGGAGACGGGATCATTCGGGTCTCCTCCCTTGTGGAGAAACCTTCTCCGTCGGAAGCGCCTTCCAATCTGGCGATTATCGGGAGATATGTCCTGACTCCCGACATCTTTGATATTCTCGAGACGCAGAATCCGGGCGTCGGAGGAGAAATACAGCTGACGGATGCGCTTCGGACCCTTTCGGAAAAACGTCCGGTCTACGCCTGCGAGATCAAGGGGAGCCGCTATGATACGGGGGACAAGCTGGGATTTTTGAAAGCCACGGTGCAGTTTGGTCTGAAAAGTCCGGATATGGGGGGGGTGTTTCGCCATTATCTGGAAGGACTTCTCCATCCGCGGAAAACCATGGAGGCACAATAA